One region of Mycolicibacterium insubricum genomic DNA includes:
- a CDS encoding YbaB/EbfC family nucleoid-associated protein, producing the protein MARSLIERVKQQRDLMQSLAEHTAAVSVRVTSRDQSVSAEVDANGALSGLWLGPSAARMGADALAKLIVETSQEAARHASERHDFLFQEFNTRMEALNKTPLTCWDGSIFVPGEVRESAEVAQDTQRPSK; encoded by the coding sequence TTGGCTCGTTCGCTGATCGAGCGCGTGAAACAGCAGCGGGACCTGATGCAGTCGCTGGCCGAGCACACGGCGGCGGTGAGCGTGCGGGTCACCAGCCGCGACCAGTCGGTCAGCGCCGAGGTCGATGCGAACGGTGCGCTGAGCGGGTTGTGGCTGGGTCCGTCTGCGGCCCGAATGGGTGCCGATGCGCTGGCAAAGCTGATCGTGGAGACCTCACAGGAAGCCGCGCGACACGCCTCGGAGCGCCACGACTTCCTTTTCCAGGAGTTCAACACGCGCATGGAGGCGCTGAATAAGACGCCGTTGACCTGCTGGGATGGCAGTATCTTCGTGCCCGGCGAGGTGCGTGAGAGCGCAGAAGTTGCCCAGGACACGCAGCGTCCGTCAAAGTAA